Genomic DNA from Caldicellulosiruptor hydrothermalis 108:
TATCTTTGTTCTTTGTTTCCAAACCAGACATTTACAAGTATACTCAGTATCATATTTGGAAGAGCATCAATAGTTTTGTCTATCCTTTATGTGTGGTTTTTCTTTCACATCACAGCAATACAGGTTGCACAGTTTGTTGAGTTCATGGCAACAGCTGCCTTACCAGAAACACCAATCCTTTTTTTGATAGTGACAATGTTGACTGTCTGTCTTTATGCACTTAAAAAAGGGATAGAGCCTCTGGCAAGATTTGCCCAGATAACAACATTCATTACAATGCTAAGTCTTGCAATTATCATGATAATATCTTTAAGATTTTTTGACCCTTCAGCTTTAAAACCTGTTTTAGAGAAAAATATATCACAGTCTATTTTTGGCGGAATATACCTGTGTTCACTGAGTTCTGAAATAATCACGATTGGTATGATAAACCCGTATATAGTCAAGAACAAAAACTGTATATCGAAAGACATGACAAAAACCATTGCACTGGCTTTCTTGCTGGTTGACATATTTTATCTTGCAATCACAGTGCTTGTACTTTCTCTTTTTGGATATTCTCAGGCAAGCAGGCTCTCATTTCCATTTTATTCTGCTATCAAAGTGCTGAGCGTGGCAGAGTTTCTTGAAAGGTTTGAATCCCTCCACATGGCCATATGGATAATGGGCATATTTCTCAAAATCGCGTATTTCATGTACATCCTTCTTACAACTGTACAGGAGCTAAGAAATACTGCAGACTATTTTGCATACGCAATTCCTTTTACATGCATGCTTACACCTTTTGTGTTTTATATAATCCCCGACTTTTTGTCTCTTGATAGGTTCATGAGCTACAGGTATTTTACCCTGTACTCGTATATCTTTATATTTTTCATACCGCTTTTCACTCTCATATTTGCAAAAATAAAGTTGAGGTCGAGAAAGAAATGAAAAAGTTTGTAGCTGCTTTAACACTGCTTTTTTTAATACCAGCTTTTCTGACAGGTTGCTGGAACAGAAAAGAGCTCAACGACATATTGATTGTTCAGGCAGTTGGAGTTGACAAAAACCAAAGCGGGCAGTTCAAGCTCACATTCCAGGTATTAAAACCAAAGGTGCTTAAAAATCCAACAAATCTGCCATCCAGTTCTCAACAAAAAGGAGTGTGGTGTTTTTCATCAACAGGCAAAAGCGTATTTGACGCTATCCGAAACGCAACACTTTCATGTGATAAAAAGCTTTTCTTTTCACACAATAAGATTATTGTTATTAGCGAAAAAGTTGCACATCAAGGAATTGAAAATGTTCTTGATATATTCTTAAGGTATCATGAATTTCGTCCAGATGCATATTTCATTGTTACATCTGATGACATTGAAAAATTCTTGGATGCAACTGTCCCAATAGAGTCAATACCTGCAAAAGAGCTTGAAAATGTAATAAAGAATTACTTTGCAAACGCAAAAACGTTTCCTGTTAGGCTATACGAATTTCAAAAGATGTCAAATACAAAGTCAAAAACTGCAGTTGTTCCTTTTGTGACAACAAAATCACCCTTAAAACAATCTTCTCAGACACAGATGTTTTACGTAGAAAAAATGGCAGTGTTTAGTAACTACAAGCTTGTAGGGTATCTTACACACGAGCAGATGCGAGGACTTTTATGGGCAGCTGGCAAAATAAAAAGCGGGATATATCCTGTAAAGCTTGGCAAAGACTTATTTTCGTTAGAACTTATACAAAACAGTAGCACCATCGATGTTAAAAGAAAAGACGGCAAAGCTTTCTTTACCTTGCAAATAATCACTGAGACAAACCTTGGTGAAAAACATTCAAACTCTTATATCTCAAGTTCTTTGGTGGAAAAAATAAAAAAAGATCTTAGCAAATCTATCAGAAACGACATTCAAAAGGCATTGAAAAAATCGTTTGAACTCAATTGCGACATTCTGCACCTTGGCGATATTTATTACTCTTCATACAAAAAGCCTTTAAAGTTTGACAAAAATTCTATTTCGGTCTCAATTGTTGTAAAGCCTTTCATAAGGCGATTTGGTATGATGAAAGAGTGAAATTCAAGGAGAAAAAAGGGCCATGAACATAGGATTTTTAGTTATTTTTTACTTGTCACTTTTTGCAGCAGAGTATTATATCTTAAAAAGAAGGTATCTCCAAAAAGAGATGTTTTTCACAAGCCTTTTGATTTTCACAGGACTTGTTCTAAGTTTAATCTTGAATACCAAGAAAAACGTGCCAAATCCGCACATTTTGATTGAAAAGCTCTTTGACAAGCTATTTTCTCTATTTATGTAAACACAAAACTTAAAAACTCTTAAAAATAACATGAAAAATTGTCCACAGAAAAAACTATGTTTACTTAATCTTTTAAAATCCTTTCTTTTACTGCACCTTCTTCAAAGCAGTATTCTTATAAAAAGTCAACCATCGTTAATCAAGATATCCACATGTGAAAATCTAATTTTGATAAATTTAATTCACAAAAATAATCCACATATCCACAGTTTTTATCCACAGACTTTTAACAGGGTGTAGACAAATTTCTCACTGTGGAAAATTTGATTCTCAAAATATATTTTCTTATTGATGTGGATAATTTTTTTTGGTATATTTAATAGTGCTTCTAAAAATTA
This window encodes:
- a CDS encoding Ger(x)C family spore germination protein, whose protein sequence is MKKFVAALTLLFLIPAFLTGCWNRKELNDILIVQAVGVDKNQSGQFKLTFQVLKPKVLKNPTNLPSSSQQKGVWCFSSTGKSVFDAIRNATLSCDKKLFFSHNKIIVISEKVAHQGIENVLDIFLRYHEFRPDAYFIVTSDDIEKFLDATVPIESIPAKELENVIKNYFANAKTFPVRLYEFQKMSNTKSKTAVVPFVTTKSPLKQSSQTQMFYVEKMAVFSNYKLVGYLTHEQMRGLLWAAGKIKSGIYPVKLGKDLFSLELIQNSSTIDVKRKDGKAFFTLQIITETNLGEKHSNSYISSSLVEKIKKDLSKSIRNDIQKALKKSFELNCDILHLGDIYYSSYKKPLKFDKNSISVSIVVKPFIRRFGMMKE
- a CDS encoding GerAB/ArcD/ProY family transporter, whose protein sequence is MSNSKISYSQFLCLFFVNRIVMVLTFLPIFNAPPKNQDVWLSVVFMYPFSILASLPLIYLCSLFPNQTFTSILSIIFGRASIVLSILYVWFFFHITAIQVAQFVEFMATAALPETPILFLIVTMLTVCLYALKKGIEPLARFAQITTFITMLSLAIIMIISLRFFDPSALKPVLEKNISQSIFGGIYLCSLSSEIITIGMINPYIVKNKNCISKDMTKTIALAFLLVDIFYLAITVLVLSLFGYSQASRLSFPFYSAIKVLSVAEFLERFESLHMAIWIMGIFLKIAYFMYILLTTVQELRNTADYFAYAIPFTCMLTPFVFYIIPDFLSLDRFMSYRYFTLYSYIFIFFIPLFTLIFAKIKLRSRKK